A genome region from Bdellovibrionota bacterium includes the following:
- a CDS encoding RlmE family RNA methyltransferase, producing MTPRRPDSFYRKAKREGFEARSIYKLQELDRKYKILKPSQRVLDLGAAPGSWLQYASSRVGEKGFIVAVDVNALRADVASPQVEFVQSDICRIDTDRVTEKAKEYDVVLSDVAPRTTGDPAGDHERSFELSCCALTIAVSVLARGGTFVCKMYQGAHGTEFQKQMEMHFEFVKSQKPKASRSESREVFFVALNFRPGRGA from the coding sequence GTGACCCCGCGCCGACCCGATTCCTTTTATCGGAAAGCGAAACGCGAAGGATTTGAAGCCCGCTCTATTTATAAGCTTCAGGAGTTGGATCGAAAGTACAAGATTCTGAAGCCGAGTCAGCGCGTTCTGGATCTTGGGGCCGCGCCCGGCTCGTGGCTGCAGTACGCCTCCTCGCGCGTGGGTGAAAAGGGTTTCATCGTAGCCGTGGACGTAAATGCTCTCCGTGCCGACGTCGCCTCCCCGCAAGTCGAGTTCGTGCAATCGGATATCTGCAGGATCGACACGGATCGAGTCACGGAGAAGGCCAAGGAATACGATGTTGTATTAAGTGACGTCGCGCCGCGCACCACAGGGGACCCCGCCGGCGACCATGAGCGTTCGTTCGAGCTTTCGTGTTGTGCCCTCACGATTGCGGTGTCCGTTCTCGCCCGTGGAGGCACATTTGTGTGCAAAATGTACCAAGGCGCCCATGGGACCGAGTTTCAAAAACAAATGGAGATGCATTTCGAATTCGTGAAGTCTCAAAAGCCGAAAGCTTCCCGTTCCGAAAGTCGGGAGGTCTTTTTTGTGGCTCTGAATTTTCGTCCTGGGCGAGGCGCGTAA
- a CDS encoding ATP-binding protein, with amino-acid sequence IEGIVESLLNDKTFEPTTIRKELRGVLNSTEDLTRFVSRILHLAKVERPEYQLRIASRDVNPIVERILETHQALAKEKNISMEAHLEPLFPVSMDAELIQESIANLVENAIKYTQEGGRVSISTQEVGDWVQVNVSDNGPGIAAEDRDKIFSKFYRGVDVKNKGIRGSGLGLYLVKYFVELHGGTIEVSNNPDGGTAFTINLLRK; translated from the coding sequence ATCGAGGGCATTGTGGAAAGTCTGCTGAACGACAAAACTTTTGAACCAACGACGATACGCAAAGAATTGCGCGGCGTTCTCAATTCGACGGAAGATTTAACTCGATTTGTCTCCCGCATACTCCACCTGGCGAAGGTGGAGCGCCCCGAATATCAGCTTCGGATCGCCAGCCGAGACGTCAATCCGATCGTCGAGCGAATTTTGGAAACCCACCAGGCGCTCGCCAAAGAAAAAAACATCTCGATGGAAGCTCATTTGGAACCGCTCTTCCCCGTCTCGATGGACGCCGAATTAATTCAAGAGTCGATCGCAAATCTCGTCGAAAACGCGATCAAGTACACGCAAGAGGGCGGACGGGTCTCCATCTCCACGCAGGAAGTCGGGGACTGGGTTCAGGTGAATGTGTCGGACAACGGTCCCGGCATCGCCGCGGAAGACCGAGATAAAATTTTCTCTAAATTTTATCGAGGGGTGGACGTGAAAAACAAGGGGATCCGGGGCAGCGGCCTCGGCCTGTATCTCGTAAAATACTTCGTTGAATTGCACGGCGGGACGATTGAGGTGTCGAATAACCCGGATGGAGGCACGGCGTTCACCATCAACCTCCTTCGTAAATAG